The sequence TTCTACATTCTACTGTGTGCGTTTACACTTACAACTGTTGTTCGAGACAAACACACGATATCGATTTCCTAGCAaatgatttgaatttttgaaattgCCAGTTTCGTTATTTTATTATACCGGCTAATAGATCTGGATCGCTATGTGCTCCGTTGTAACGTGTAACTTATAGACCGAAAATAATTATTGTGGAGTATAAAATTTTGTTGGGTGCACAAAAGAATTAATTTGTTttgcaaaaaatatataacgatAATGATAAATATTGGTTGCTATCAAATTAGAGAGAGCTAAAATAAATTGGCCACCTAAGATTTGGTAGCCACTTTTTGTTCTTgtagatttttctaaaacatggtGGCCTGGTTGGCTGACAATTTAGAACCAGTTTATCATAATCGTTTTTAGTTATTGTCAGCTTAAAGCATTATTATCAGttcaaaatcttaaaatatacataatattgatataattttattgttaacttTTAAGTATAATTGAACCAATTAAGAAATTAACACATATACAGTATATGGaagttcttaaatatttttaaaggtaCTCAACTAAGAAACATTTTTCATACTTTTCAATTTCTTCTATAgcctttttattatattaaccTTAATGTTGATTGTGATACCAACAATTCGAATATTTCTATTTGCAGATAATGACACAATTCCCAATTTAATTATGTGTTTGTGTTCTCACTTTTCTCATAGACAATTTTGAATTTCGATAGGTAGCCGGTTAGACTTCAACAAGATTTTAGAATTTAAGAAATATACGAATACTATATAGCCAGcccattgttttgttttgttttgtgtgtcCAAAGTCAATTGTTTAACTTATGACATTAAATCAACAAACTCTTTGAATCATGGAATATTGATATCacttaaaaaacattaaatttaaatagcttacctaagaaatatatatagaaaaagtaATATGTAATAATTAAGTCATTAGTTATGGGGCTGTCTGTAGATTGCgaatgttttgaattttgattaCACCCAAATCAAAGTTGAACACGAAACACAACTTACATGTGACTCAAATGTTTTCCCCAATAGGCCATTACGTGCTAGTTGCTACTATGGTCAGCTTTTATCCTTTTGAAgctaaaagataaacaaacaaattGGGGTAAAAGGAGAGTAGAACTCGCTCACGACTCGTTTACGGCCACAAGATTGTCAAAAACTCCGAGCTATGCATCAAAAAGACAATGGTCGACAAGTGTATATTAGTATCAATCACATTACAACAAAAGACTCAAGTGGAAAAAGCTATGCTCTCATCCAAGTTAGTTTTTCAACATAACAAGAGTACTACTATCTATTGAAATATATTGCTTCAAAGTTCACATTAAGATCGATTGTTTATACCAAAtgtgaaaacataaaatatagaaTGTATAAGCCAAAATTCTAGTAAGTGgacaagaacaaaaacaaacGTTGAGAGTAAACAATACTctaaacacacacataaaagTTTATATTGAAATCTAGAAAACAAGCTCATGTGGCTTCATGCCTTGTTTCAGTGAAAACCTTGCGCCAAGGTAAGTCTTCAACTCAGGAACTGACTCAATGGCTTTGATCAATGCTCCGTCCACAGCTTTCTGGTCATCTTTCTTCCCTTGTGGGAACGCCTTTTTCTCCTGCGAAGGAAGATGTGTCATATTATATATTCATCAAAGTAGCTGGTATAGAGATATATATCCCAAAGAAGATGATTACCTCTTTCTCTGCTTCGAAGAACTCGCCTTCTcccttcttgttcttcttctcagcCACCTTTCCAAAATACTTATCATCGAATTTCTCAAGGCTAACACCAGAAACATCAACCTTTGTGGACGTTCCGATCACGTAAGACTGGTTAACACGTCTCAGAGGCACACCATTGATCTTGAACGGTCCTGAAGGGTCAATTTCAAAACAGGAACAAGTTAGATGACAAGAAGTAGCGAATTGCCGTTTCGATCCTAAGCAAAGCCTAATGAAACATAAGGTTTAACtcccaaatttatttaaaattaatatacataagttttttatatatataaaaatattaaagcttattttaaaatgttatggtCTCTTAAATTCAAGATTCGGACCTATGGATACAGGAAACTGACAAAGATTACGAGAAATCAGAAAAAACTCACCGGACACAAGAAGCAAACCAGAGGGAAGCTGCTTCAAGAAGACAACTCTCTTGCCCTTGAACCTACCAGCAAGGATGATCAGCACTGTTCCTGGGGTGATGCTGGATCTGCAATACAGTCACAAGGAGATTGGATTAAATCAGAAACATAACTAAGAAAAGGCTGAGAGAGATTACAGCGTATAAATATTCAATATACATCTCATCCTCTAGTTACATATACATatcaaatcaaattaatttgTCTTCACATACATGAGAGTATAACCAGACCAAACAATACATGTCGGACTTTTAATTTAACTCCACTAACCAAACAACCTAACACATAAAAGAAAGTTACATCGAACTAACTTTCTATCTAAGACCACGTGACAGTGTGTATGATAAAAGTACCTGAGCTTGGTCGGCTTTGCCTTGCGCCTGTTGGCGAGAGGTTTCTTAACATCTTCAGCAGGATAGAACTTTGGTGGTTTCTCAGCTACCGCAGCAACCTTGGACTTGGCGTCGTGGCGAGGGAAAACGCCGCCGTTTTTGGCCTTGATAGCCCAAAGACCTCTCTTGTGGTACATCTGCGACCTGGAGTATTTGCCAACTCCCCTGATCAGATCAGGGTTTCGGCTGACCTTCGGCGTCCTCTGTTTTGCCGGCATCGTTGCTTCCTGTTGGTCTGGTCTTGGCGCAAATTTTAGAAGGAGATGAAAAATTTTCCGGCTGCGAAAATATAAAGGGAAATGGAGAGACATTGAATGTATGTGGGAAACCCTAAATTAAGGTGGGTTGGGCTTTTCGGGTTATGTTGGGCTTCAGTTGTGAACTAGTCATTATGATGTTTCTTTTCAGTTGATTTTGTAAAAGACCGTTTAGAATTTTACTAAACACATAAACTTGATTTCGTAGACAAAATTTGTCTTAAGCACATATTTATCAGTTATTTTACAagcttataaataaaaaattattttagatgttaaATTGATAAAATGTTCATTAACAAACAAAATCTCCAAACTCCAATGCGATCATATAACAATAATAACTATTGTAAGCTAACAACgttaaaatgactagattataTAGACTAGTGGTTAGctgaatgttttatattattttttcatattgcTGACAATTAAAACCCAGTGATTATGTTACATCCatgttatatatgaaaaaatagcAATGACAAGCTAATTCCATAGCTTTTCTCATTGAGGTAAACTATGAAGCTAATCAATATAAGATAATACCAAATCAACATTTCCAAAACATACATCTTAAGCtccaaaagagaaaaatatttcCACCGTACCACAAAAAAGTTCACAGTAAAGAAGGATTTGACCAAGGCTTTGAGACTACTGTGAGTCTTGTGACTCAATGAAACCACAATTGGTGACTTGAACCTTTGTATATGGCCGATTAAACCCTCTTTCCGCTACCACGGCTCTCTTATCTCCGATCACCTTAGCCACCCTGTTTGACACCACAACAACCAACCATTAAtctcaaataaaacaaaaaagttttaaaccCAACGGTAAGTGTCCAATCCTTACTTGAAGTAAGGAGAACTCGTGTTGTCCCTCACTGTCTTAACTTCCCTCATCTTCTCCACAACTCGCATCCCTTCCAACACTTCCCCAATCACCAACACCGACTCCTCCAGCTCCGGCGAATCCACCGCCGTTATAACAAACTCCGTTCCGTTAGGCCCCACCGCTATCTCCTCCTCCTGCACCTCCAGCTTCCCGTTAGTCGCCACCAGCTTCGTCTTCGGCGGCGGCTTCGACGGATCCCTCACCACGATCCCCACGCTTCCCGCCTTAACCTCTTTGCACctctctcctctcctccctctctCCCATTCTTCCACTAGGTTCTGCAGACTCCCAGCTGCTGCGGTGGCTCGCTCTGCGTCGGCGCCGTACGATCTGATCCCGCCGTGCTGGACGTAGCCTGGCATTATCTTCACGAACTCTTTTCTCCGGTAACTGATTCCTGCTTTCCCGCTCACAATGCTACTGAATCTTGCCGTTCCCGCCGGCACATCGTCGCCGTATAAACCGATGACGATACGTCCAACTGGTTCTCCGCCGATAGATACGTCGAGGAACGCTTTCTTTGTCGAAACCTTACAAATTTAAGACATTATCTAAACATTCAGACATAAAACTGAAATCAAGATTTACTTACTCTGTCTCCACAACTTGTCGGGTTATCAGTTACTTGAGAGATCGTATCTGCTTGTGCTTTAGAGAGATCGAGCAATGGCGTCAGAGTAGTCTGAGTGCCGAGGAGTAGAAGCAACGAGGATTTACTTAGATTCCTGCGTGATAATTTACAGCTCAGTTCCAGCGACGGAGAGGCTCCTGCGGCGGTTCTCCGGCTGTGCTGCTGTGGCTCTATAGGCGGCGGTAGAAACTTTGAGGTTGGGGTCGAGAGTTTTGCATTGGGTAGCATCATTGTCTTTCACTTTCTTTACTTGAGAAGTGTGTGTGTTAATTAATGGCTTTGGTGGAGGAACAAAGATAGTTTAAAGATTTTTTGGATAAGAAATCGAACATGagccatatatatatgtgacatCATCATCTCATTCATCATCACAAATTCACAATAGTCACACCCTCgtccttagttctttttaagcCCAAGCCCAAATATGTAATTTTACAAACAATGCCGGTCAGGTGAGGAAGAAGACCTCAACTGTTTATTGTCAAAGACTTTGGTGGTTTTAGGACATTGTGACGTCACACTGCATGATGCATCTTTTGGAACAAAAATGTTTCAGAGCTGTATACCTCCAAAAGAGACTCCTTGAAAATTCTTCATTAAGGAAAGTTTATATGTTTTCTAAGTCCATACTCTACATAAGAATGTGGAAAATATTTCTAAAGCAGAAACTGATTTAACGATATTTTATGATTTCCTTATTGTTTTCATCCCATGGATATCGTTATAATTATACGTACTTGTCCAGGTCCAGTGTTTTTAAGACCAAGTTGTAGGTTAGTAGTTTCTTAAAAATTGCAACGAAGTAGACTTTATAAGTAGATTTACCACTTTCCTCGAATTTTCAAGATTTGTATAACCAGTCCAGACCGCCAACTATTTTCTTAAGCCGTTTTGTATTTCTTATTTTGTCAGTCgtgtaatgattttttaaaaatataattgttttgattCTCAATTCGGTCAGTATAGAAAAGTCTCTCGCACTCCATCTTTTACAGTTGATTTTATTGTGACAAGGAACTTTTAGTACACGTACTAGTTTGGCTTTTTTGTTCTGCGTATCTCGAGGTAAGTTTCATTTTTCCACGATTCGTGAGACATGAGGCCGTGGTGAGCTATGACTTTGGCCAAAATTTGAGCACAATtagttgatttatttttaacagcACAACTagttgatatttatttatttttgctaaCATTTGGGACTAGTGGATATTTATTTGTCTGGAAAGTATCTAACGACTGATGAGAATATTCAACCAAAATAAAATGTCAGTACAGTACTATAATACATTTAATGTGTTGACTGTTCATTCGGATCATTAAACTCTGAGGGTCCGTTTTTACATTTTAGTGAGGGGTAGATCAGAACAAATACGATCAAATCTTtaagtatttgtgatttgattcgtattttacagatatttatttttcaattttttgctTTCGAAAATACAGATTCTAGAAAACTTGATGTTcaaaaatttatagatattttgctgatattacaaataattacaGATaccttatcatgttttcttaaaacaaatactctagaaaaaaaaaactgatagaAATTGGTTCTTAAAAcaattttacataatatataacctAAAAATCAAAGGAAGTAGTGaagttatatgttttttaaaatttaaaattattttaaattatagaaagacAAAACTTAAAGAAAAGTTATAGTTGTCATGAAGattattttttcttgatttaatAGTCTTATCAAGAATAATGTGAATAAagtttatcaaattatatgttagaataataattatgtaagttttttttggttgactattatataagttttatatttaaaactctACATtcaatttagatatatatgtacTTATACATAGGAGCAAACCGAAGCGAATCTGGTTTCTataattttagtatttgtgatttattttgCTTTTTAACAGATAATTGGTTTTGGTATTTGATTTATTGCAAAAACTTTATgaatattcaatttttaataattgaaaCGAAAAATACCATATGAAAGACTTTGTCGTCCTAACTAAAAAGtctgaaattttattttgcatTCGTGAAATATGAGTAATTTTAAAGTCCTGGAAACATATCTGCAGAGTCTCTATCTTCTTCAATTTTGTTGTAAAACTTAGCCAAGCATGGGGCTCTTGAACCATGCCGATCAAATTATTGCAGTCCGTTCTAAAGCTCTGACATGTCAAGTGCTAAAGCATACTCTCCATTGTCAATGTCAATGTTTCTACTTCTGAATGCATGACAAATTTTCGCCGAATATAATTCCGTGTCCAAATAAGTTGAACCTTTCCCAAGCCGTTCATCCACATCCGTTGAACTATGTAAATTTCCATGAGCCGTCTATCAGCTTAACATTCACCATGTTAAAGATTATTGGCAGAGAAAACGTAAAATATTAGCTCGTATAATACCAGGGGCGGATGTGATAACAAAGAAGTAGGGTAAGTGGAGAGTCCACGTAAGCATCTCACCTTGTATCCATTCTTgttgataatataaaatctgatGAAAAAGCTTCAATAAAAAAACTGACTTCACAAAAAATTACAgaacataaaaatcaaaacaaaaagttGTAGTTGTGAAActattaggttttttttttcccaaattgaAATTCATTCATAAGAGAACCGCGATTGTTTAGTACATAAGCTGGCGGATACAAAATCCCCAGAGACAATAGCCCAAAGAACAGGCAGCTAAAACCCACCCCGGAGCACTTTTCGAACATAACCATAACAAGGCAAGGAAACGAGACCATTCAAGGACTCAATAAACTATAAATAGTAACACTAGAACATACAACAAACCAGTACAAGAGACTTCCCTAAGTAGCAGGTAAAAATGATCTGGATAAATCGATGCTGCCCTCGGCACGCCATCCGAAACAATCCAGTTGTAGAACCCGAAGACACCGATGTGCCTTCTCAAACCCGGATCTATCGCTGCCGCCTATGGCCTGCCAAACGACACCATCCCCACTCAAAACCAAGAAACAGGGCTTCACAACCCGACAAGACAGATCGCTTCACGATCCTCAAAACTTTCGGATACGGCTTGAACGCACTCTCTGACGTCCACTTAACACCTAGATAGAAGCCCACCATAAATCTTCACACAAACAAGCCTCGATCGAACTCCAAACCAAATACAAACATTAACCACCAAGCCGACGAGAGATCACTGATACCGCCACAATAAGAGGAGAAAACTGCAACTGGAACTGTCAAACACTACGCAGAGAGACTGAGGCAACACTACAGCAAGCATACCACAAACTACAATCTAAACAACAATATCAAGACACAAGCAAGAGGATCGAAAAGGTACACCAAAGCCTTGATACACCAGCAAACCGTCCCTACTGTAAGCCAAGCAACGACCGTCACAGTCCGGAATGAAAAAGGCGGGTCTTGACTTTGGAAATGGAGCAACGAACACCAAGTCGCAGCTTCGAAGAGGTCAAAGTACATGTCACCGGAGCAACCACTGAGTTGACACCGGCGCTGAGAAACACGTTTCCGCAACGCAACACCGGCAAGAACCTCTTCTCTGGTAGACCACTCTACCATCGCAGATCTAAACCGTACGTCGCGTTGACTCCGGAAACCAAAGAACATACCTCTTTCCACCGCctaatgtatatctcctccaacTGTCTCACCGCCGTAGATGGAGGTAGATCCAAGGTGAAGGAGACGTCTTAACTTGCCACGCGCCGTCGTCACGAAGCTGCCGTCGCAGATCTGGGAAGGGAAAATCAGATCTTGACAAAAGCTTCAACCCTAGAAGCCGACTCCCATCTCCACTGTCTCGCCGTGAGTCTCGCCGTCACGCCATATAAAGCCGGACTCCATCACCATCAACCGCAAAAGGCCTGTGGTTGAAGCTTCGACAGGTACAGAGTGACTTGCATATCGACCAAAGAGAGCAGCGAGAGAGGAGAGCAAAGAGAAAACAAGGATAAAGAGTGGAGGGGAACGCCTCCGGCTCCGTCGAGACGGAGGCCGGAGCTAACTCTTCTACGTCGGCGCTTTTATCACGACAAACTCGCCTCTTCTATTGggtttaatataataattacttaaaattagatttatattaaatttaagcTCGGtaatagaataataaaataatacataatgtGTGGCCTCTATGAAATAATAACtagtttatatattatgaatcataaaaataaattaaactttaaaaaatcagTTCTTCCGTTTGTTGATATGACTTtttaatgcatttttttttttaagtttcaggTTGGGGTTTTCTATACTAATgttatatattctaaaatgttgatttatattttatacattctTACATTAATTAGAAATAACTgtgactagattttgatccgcactTTGAAAGggcataattattttttttttgacaaatttgTTAATCCGCCTGGTTGTTCTCTAATATATTATGTATTGACGTTCCATCTTCTCTAGGTTTAGTTCCAATTTTTTTGTTCAGTTTTGGTTATGTTGTGTGTTTTCATATGATATTAGGTTAGATGATTTGATAATGAACTTGACAAAAGAgaagaatattaaaatattatgataatCGGGGAGAAAATACAGTATATAAATACTAGGTaataatctatattaaataaataatttttatatttatttttaaataaaaataataatattttatttatctgatcaagttaatattataaacatatttgatttttatcaaTTCACGTATGATCcacacttttaaaatttaaaaattaaaatatttatgtacttttatatgttatataatttaatttaaattatattaaatatatatatatatatatatatatatataatctgactatatcaaataaaactttattttgatcttgttataataaaaattttaaaccactAATCACAAAATTATCAATATGagacttttaatatttttttttaattaatcg is a genomic window of Brassica napus cultivar Da-Ae chromosome A2, Da-Ae, whole genome shotgun sequence containing:
- the LOC106381363 gene encoding 60S ribosomal protein L6-3; the encoded protein is MSLHFPLYFRSRKIFHLLLKFAPRPDQQEATMPAKQRTPKVSRNPDLIRGVGKYSRSQMYHKRGLWAIKAKNGGVFPRHDAKSKVAAVAEKPPKFYPAEDVKKPLANRRKAKPTKLRSSITPGTVLIILAGRFKGKRVVFLKQLPSGLLLVSGPFKINGVPLRRVNQSYVIGTSTKVDVSGVSLEKFDDKYFGKVAEKKNKKGEGEFFEAEKEEKKAFPQGKKDDQKAVDGALIKAIESVPELKTYLGARFSLKQGMKPHELVF
- the LOC106381364 gene encoding peptidyl-prolyl cis-trans isomerase CYP26-2, chloroplastic, yielding MMLPNAKLSTPTSKFLPPPIEPQQHSRRTAAGASPSLELSCKLSRRNLSKSSLLLLLGTQTTLTPLLDLSKAQADTISQVTDNPTSCGDRVSTKKAFLDVSIGGEPVGRIVIGLYGDDVPAGTARFSSIVSGKAGISYRRKEFVKIMPGYVQHGGIRSYGADAERATAAAGSLQNLVEEWERGRRGERCKEVKAGSVGIVVRDPSKPPPKTKLVATNGKLEVQEEEIAVGPNGTEFVITAVDSPELEESVLVIGEVLEGMRVVEKMREVKTVRDNTSSPYFKVAKVIGDKRAVVAERGFNRPYTKVQVTNCGFIESQDSQ